Proteins encoded within one genomic window of Candidatus Brevundimonas colombiensis:
- the mfd gene encoding transcription-repair coupling factor: MDQQVMRTDADLGGAPEGLDALITAGRLTAAGGVGLFVARDYQRFGAFVQAFQFFSQDIEVLEYPAWDCLPYDRLSPTAGIAAQRMATLTRLAQRKSGDAPVLVVTTISAAMQRTPPKAVTMQAGFDTKVGRDLDIQALERYFAANGYVRASTVSERGEFAVRGGVVDVYPPGFAEPVRLDMFGSELESIRTFDPETQRSTGQMKAVSLAPVSEALLDAEAISRFRTGYLNLFGAPGDDPLYATISEGARRQGMEQWLPLFYETLDTLFDYLPDQAQVFLDNQVETARGERWDLIADAYEARAEAAKAKGGAVANRALPPKQLYMDAGDWNQALAGRAVRRFTPFSNGGEDAGGRLGRTFAAERAQDSVNLFQAVADHAQALKADGRRVLFASWTEGSSERLATMLSDHGLDHIVAVRDWNDVQNAPKDLYLRGVLPVEHGFVTDDVAVISETDILGDRLARPRKKRRASNFLAEASALTTGDLVVHLDHGIGRYEGLKTLDIQQAPHDCLELMYAGESKLYLPVENIDLLTRYGSDSEGAQLDRLGGAGWQARKAKAKERLRAMAEGLIALAAKRALRETEAVTPPPGLFAEFCARFPYEETDDQLNAIGDVLEDLGKGVPMDRLICGDVGFGKTEVALRAAFVVAMTGQQVAIVAPTTLLARQHYKTFTERFAGWPVKVRQLSRMVTGKEATETRAGLKDGSVEIVVGTHAVLAEQVGFRDLGLVIVDEEQHFGVKHKEKLKTLRADVHLLTLTATPIPRTLQMALTGIREMSIIATPPVDRLAVRTYVTPWDPVLVREALLREKYRGGQAYYVAPRLKDLPDIEKFLREQVPEVKFVVGHGQMSATQLEEVMSAFYDGEYDVLVSTTIVESGLDIPTANTLVVHRADMFGLAQLYQIRGRVGRSKARAFAYLTTDPIKPMTLSAERRLQVLQSLDNLGAGFQLASHDLDQRGGGNLLGDEQSGHIREVGVELYQQMLEDAVAELKEKGEGVAVDRGWSPSINVGASVLIPEDYVPDLNVRLSLYRRLSDAEQSEDREALAAELIDRFGPLPDEAQQLLKIVGIKSNCRRACIEKIDIGPRGAVLTLRDNSFPNPVGLVGLIQKNQAFWKIRPDQKIVVSGDWPTAEDRLKVAERITADLARVAGA, from the coding sequence ATGGATCAGCAGGTGATGCGGACCGACGCCGACCTGGGCGGCGCGCCTGAGGGCCTGGACGCCCTGATCACGGCCGGGCGGTTGACGGCGGCGGGCGGCGTCGGCCTGTTCGTCGCGCGGGATTATCAGCGGTTCGGCGCCTTTGTTCAGGCGTTTCAGTTCTTCTCTCAAGATATTGAAGTGCTGGAATATCCGGCGTGGGACTGCCTGCCCTATGACCGGCTGAGCCCGACGGCGGGCATCGCGGCGCAGCGGATGGCGACCCTGACGCGACTGGCTCAGCGCAAGTCGGGCGACGCCCCCGTGCTGGTCGTCACGACGATTTCGGCGGCCATGCAGCGGACGCCGCCTAAGGCCGTGACGATGCAGGCCGGGTTCGACACCAAGGTCGGACGCGACCTGGATATCCAGGCGCTGGAGCGGTATTTCGCCGCCAACGGCTATGTCCGCGCCTCCACCGTTTCGGAACGCGGAGAGTTTGCGGTGCGCGGCGGGGTGGTGGATGTCTATCCGCCGGGCTTCGCCGAGCCGGTCCGGCTGGACATGTTCGGCTCCGAGCTGGAATCGATCCGCACCTTCGATCCCGAAACCCAGCGGTCGACGGGCCAGATGAAGGCTGTTTCGCTGGCGCCGGTGTCGGAGGCCCTGTTGGACGCCGAGGCCATCTCGCGGTTCCGCACCGGCTATCTGAACCTGTTCGGCGCGCCGGGCGATGACCCGCTATATGCAACGATCAGCGAGGGTGCGCGGCGTCAGGGGATGGAGCAGTGGCTGCCGCTGTTTTACGAGACGCTGGACACCCTGTTCGACTATCTGCCGGATCAGGCGCAGGTCTTTCTGGACAATCAGGTCGAGACGGCGCGCGGCGAGCGGTGGGACCTGATCGCCGACGCCTATGAGGCGCGGGCCGAGGCGGCGAAGGCCAAGGGCGGCGCGGTGGCCAATCGGGCCTTGCCGCCGAAACAGCTCTATATGGACGCGGGCGACTGGAACCAGGCGCTGGCGGGCCGCGCCGTGCGGCGGTTCACGCCGTTCTCCAACGGTGGAGAGGACGCCGGCGGGCGGTTGGGCCGGACCTTTGCGGCCGAGCGGGCGCAGGACAGCGTCAACCTGTTCCAGGCGGTGGCCGATCACGCCCAGGCGTTGAAGGCGGACGGGCGGCGCGTGCTGTTCGCCAGCTGGACCGAAGGCTCGTCCGAGCGGCTGGCGACCATGCTGTCCGATCACGGTCTGGATCACATCGTCGCCGTGCGCGACTGGAACGACGTCCAGAACGCGCCAAAGGACCTGTATCTGCGCGGAGTCCTGCCGGTCGAGCACGGCTTCGTCACCGACGACGTCGCGGTGATCTCCGAGACCGACATCCTGGGCGACCGGCTGGCGCGGCCGCGCAAGAAACGCCGCGCCTCGAACTTCCTGGCCGAGGCTTCGGCCCTGACGACTGGCGACCTGGTGGTCCACCTGGATCACGGCATCGGTAGGTACGAGGGGTTGAAGACGCTGGATATCCAGCAGGCGCCCCACGACTGTCTGGAGTTGATGTACGCCGGGGAGAGTAAACTGTATCTGCCGGTCGAGAACATCGATCTTCTGACCCGCTATGGCTCCGATTCCGAAGGGGCGCAGCTGGATCGGCTGGGCGGGGCGGGCTGGCAGGCGCGCAAGGCCAAGGCCAAGGAGCGGCTGCGCGCCATGGCCGAGGGGCTGATCGCCCTGGCCGCCAAACGGGCGCTGCGCGAGACGGAGGCCGTCACCCCGCCGCCGGGCCTGTTCGCCGAATTCTGCGCGCGCTTCCCGTATGAGGAAACCGATGACCAGCTGAACGCCATCGGCGACGTGCTGGAGGACCTGGGCAAGGGCGTGCCGATGGACCGCCTGATCTGCGGCGATGTCGGGTTCGGCAAGACCGAGGTGGCGCTGCGGGCGGCCTTCGTCGTGGCTATGACGGGGCAACAGGTGGCCATCGTGGCCCCGACGACCCTGTTGGCGCGTCAGCACTACAAGACCTTCACCGAACGGTTCGCTGGCTGGCCGGTCAAGGTGCGGCAACTGTCGCGGATGGTGACGGGCAAGGAGGCGACGGAGACGCGCGCGGGCCTGAAGGACGGCTCGGTCGAGATCGTGGTCGGCACCCATGCGGTTCTGGCCGAACAGGTCGGCTTCCGCGATCTGGGCCTGGTGATCGTGGACGAGGAGCAGCATTTCGGCGTCAAGCACAAGGAGAAGCTGAAGACGCTGCGCGCCGACGTGCATCTGCTGACCCTGACCGCCACGCCGATCCCGCGCACGCTGCAGATGGCCCTGACCGGTATTCGCGAAATGTCGATCATCGCCACGCCGCCGGTCGATCGTCTGGCGGTGCGGACCTATGTGACGCCGTGGGACCCGGTGCTGGTGCGCGAGGCCCTGCTGCGCGAGAAATATCGCGGGGGTCAGGCCTATTATGTCGCGCCGCGCCTGAAGGACCTGCCGGACATCGAGAAGTTCCTGCGCGAGCAGGTCCCGGAGGTGAAGTTCGTCGTCGGCCACGGCCAGATGAGCGCGACCCAGCTGGAGGAGGTGATGAGCGCCTTCTACGACGGGGAATACGATGTGCTGGTCTCGACCACCATCGTCGAGAGCGGGCTGGATATTCCGACGGCCAATACGCTGGTCGTCCACCGCGCCGACATGTTCGGCCTGGCGCAACTGTATCAGATCCGGGGCCGGGTCGGGCGGTCCAAGGCGCGGGCCTTCGCCTATCTGACCACCGATCCGATCAAGCCGATGACCCTGTCGGCCGAACGGCGGTTGCAGGTGCTGCAGTCGCTCGACAATCTGGGGGCGGGTTTCCAACTGGCCAGCCACGACCTGGACCAGCGGGGCGGCGGCAATCTGCTGGGCGACGAACAGTCGGGCCACATCCGCGAGGTCGGCGTCGAACTGTATCAGCAGATGCTGGAGGATGCGGTCGCCGAGCTGAAGGAGAAGGGCGAGGGCGTTGCTGTGGATCGCGGCTGGTCGCCGTCGATCAATGTCGGCGCTTCGGTCCTAATTCCAGAGGATTACGTGCCGGACTTGAACGTGCGTCTGAGTCTTTATCGCCGTCTGTCGGACGCCGAGCAGAGCGAGGATCGCGAAGCCCTGGCCGCAGAATTGATCGACCGCTTCGGGCCGCTGCCGGACGAGGCGCAGCAACTGCTGAAGATCGTCGGCATCAAGTCGAACTGCCGCCGCGCCTGTATCGAGAAGATCGACATCGGGCCGCGCGGGGCGGTGCTGACTCTGCGTGACAACAGCTTCCCCAACCCGGTCGGGCTGGTGGGGCTGATCCAGAAGAACCAGGCTTTCTGGAAGATCAGGCCGGATCAGAAGATCGTGGTGTCGGGCGACTGGCCGACGGCCGAGGATCGGCTGAAGGTGGCCGAGCGGATCACCGCCGATCTGGCGCGGGTGGCGGGGGCGTAG
- a CDS encoding diguanylate cyclase, producing MAFDARVLILAADDGRIGPLAAGLDALGWRTVTARDVVSGEMTLKDFPLEAAVIDIQGLDEDVALRLRAAAEPRRLPILVIGARPDSIGGADMTMSVPPHPAQAALRLEQLGRAAIAEEEFRLRVATFATRGVALDARPRDDGPLRVLAAGVADRRFLALSNALTAAGVEVIAAPTPYTAFDYLHESPFDAAVLWGAQDHAPALSIAAGMKRNTRLYHIPLMLYLRGKNEISLSELFNRGFADVASVDTPEGETAERILALAGAHRTHLGIRKTLDSVRSLELMDPETGLFTPELFAGHLARVAEASRARKRPLSVCVLRVRETEAVTWARQGGWLDRAMPQIGAMVSRLVRVEDTPARLAKEVFALALPATHAEPARLAAERIAAVIGCTAFDAGSDRSPFVAEFDVGAAEMRPDESAAVLLERASADLYEKTR from the coding sequence TTGGCTTTCGACGCGCGCGTATTGATCCTGGCGGCTGATGACGGCCGGATCGGGCCGCTCGCCGCCGGGCTGGACGCCTTGGGATGGCGCACGGTGACGGCGCGCGACGTCGTCTCAGGCGAGATGACGCTGAAGGACTTCCCGCTGGAGGCGGCCGTCATCGACATCCAGGGCCTGGACGAGGACGTCGCCCTTCGCCTGCGCGCGGCGGCCGAACCGCGTCGGCTGCCCATTCTGGTGATCGGGGCTCGGCCCGACAGCATCGGCGGCGCCGACATGACCATGTCCGTTCCGCCCCACCCGGCCCAGGCGGCGCTTCGGCTGGAGCAGCTGGGCCGCGCGGCCATCGCCGAGGAAGAGTTCCGCCTGCGGGTCGCCACCTTCGCCACGCGCGGCGTGGCGCTGGACGCCCGCCCCCGTGACGACGGCCCCTTGCGCGTTCTGGCCGCCGGGGTGGCCGATCGCCGCTTCCTGGCCCTGTCCAACGCGCTGACCGCCGCGGGCGTCGAGGTGATCGCCGCCCCTACCCCCTACACCGCCTTCGACTATCTGCACGAAAGCCCCTTCGACGCCGCCGTCCTGTGGGGCGCCCAGGATCACGCCCCCGCCCTGTCCATCGCGGCGGGCATGAAGCGCAACACCCGCCTCTATCATATCCCGCTGATGCTCTATCTGCGGGGCAAGAACGAGATCAGCCTGTCGGAACTGTTCAATCGCGGCTTCGCCGACGTCGCCTCGGTCGATACGCCGGAAGGCGAGACGGCCGAACGGATCCTGGCCCTGGCCGGCGCCCACCGCACCCACCTGGGCATCCGCAAGACGCTGGATTCGGTCCGCAGCCTGGAACTGATGGACCCCGAGACGGGCCTGTTCACCCCCGAACTGTTCGCCGGCCATCTGGCGCGTGTGGCCGAGGCGTCGCGGGCGCGCAAACGCCCCCTGTCGGTGTGCGTCCTGCGGGTGCGGGAAACCGAGGCCGTCACCTGGGCGCGCCAGGGCGGCTGGCTGGACCGCGCCATGCCCCAGATCGGGGCCATGGTCTCGCGCCTGGTCCGCGTTGAGGACACGCCGGCGCGGCTGGCCAAGGAGGTCTTCGCCCTGGCCCTGCCCGCCACCCATGCCGAGCCGGCGCGCCTGGCGGCCGAGCGAATCGCCGCCGTCATCGGCTGCACGGCCTTCGACGCCGGGTCGGATCGTTCGCCGTTCGTCGCCGAATTCGACGTGGGCGCCGCCGAGATGCGGCCGGACGAGAGCGCCGCCGTCCTGCTGGAACGCGCCTCCGCCGACCTGTACGAAAAGACGCGCTAG